Proteins encoded within one genomic window of Besnoitia besnoiti strain Bb-Ger1 chromosome II, whole genome shotgun sequence:
- a CDS encoding hypothetical protein (encoded by transcript BESB_035210): MRATTAPAEEDPTQKADKVAAEHEEDEVDEVSDDGEAYEEEDAEDVGDEEVEEVEEEYVSDEEEDFDAAAGADGQKELGNAHGVKRRREEEEDEEEEEYVDDDEDDSEDEDEQGAEGSGDPSSGDDDEDYEEEEAGDDAEAGEGSRSENANASLQDELDEEDVDEEVEEIEDDEEEQGDEEEDDDEGGGDPGPAKRRRAA; the protein is encoded by the exons ATGCGCGCCACAACAGCTCCCGCAGAGGAGGATCCCACGCAGAAAGCCGACAAGGTTGCGGCGGagcacgaggaggacgaagttGATG AAGTGAGCGATGACGGTGAGGCCtacgaagaggaagatgcCGAAGATgtaggcgacgaggaggttGAGGAAGTCGAAGAGGAATACGTGTctgacgaagaggaagattTCGATGCGGCGGCTGGGGCGGACGGCCAGAAGGAGCTCGGGAACGCGCACGGGgtgaagcggcggcgcgaggaggaagaggacgaggaggaagaagaataCGTGGATGACGATGAAGATGACAGCGAGGATGAGGACGAGCAGGGCGCAGAAGGCTCCGGTGACCCTTCgtccggcgacgacgacgaggactacgaagaggaggaggctggcgacgacgccgaagcgGGCGAGGGTTCGCGGTCGGAGAATGCGAATGCCTCGTTGCAGGATGAgctcgacgaagaggacgtcGATGAGGAAGTCGAAGAAAttgaggacgacgaggaggaacagggcgacgaagaggaagacgacgacgaaggcggcggtgACCCCGGCcccgcgaagagaagacgcgcagcgtgA